Proteins co-encoded in one Paraburkholderia edwinii genomic window:
- a CDS encoding AzlC family ABC transporter permease gives MLIGAAPFGVIFGTLVASGPLHLWHGQLMSLIVFAGSAQFIALGLVAGHASFAVIWATTFVVNLRHVLYSATLAPYVAHLPARWRWTLGGLLTDEVFAVAWAHYRLHPPGSVGPYYFLGSGLSMYLNWQLWTLAGLLFGAAFPGLQSLGLDFAMVATFIAIVVPQLVALRYLAAAVTAGALAFFWQAWPYKLGLLAAVFAGVVVGVLLSRPRGARRTTVEASR, from the coding sequence ATGCTGATCGGCGCCGCACCGTTCGGCGTGATCTTCGGCACGCTCGTCGCATCGGGCCCGCTGCACCTGTGGCACGGGCAACTGATGTCGCTGATCGTGTTCGCGGGCTCCGCGCAATTTATCGCGCTCGGTCTGGTCGCTGGGCATGCGAGCTTCGCCGTGATCTGGGCGACGACCTTCGTCGTCAACCTGCGTCATGTGCTCTATAGCGCGACGCTAGCACCGTACGTCGCGCATCTGCCGGCACGCTGGCGCTGGACGCTCGGCGGACTGCTCACCGACGAAGTGTTCGCGGTCGCGTGGGCGCACTACCGGCTGCATCCGCCGGGCTCGGTCGGGCCGTACTACTTCCTCGGCTCGGGCCTGTCGATGTATTTGAACTGGCAGCTCTGGACGCTCGCCGGGCTGCTGTTCGGCGCCGCGTTTCCGGGCCTGCAATCGCTTGGGCTCGACTTCGCGATGGTCGCGACGTTTATCGCGATCGTCGTGCCGCAGCTCGTCGCGCTGCGCTATCTGGCGGCGGCCGTCACGGCCGGCGCGCTCGCCTTCTTCTGGCAGGCGTGGCCGTACAAGCTCGGCCTGCTCGCCGCCGTGTTCGCCGGTGTCGTGGTCGGCGTGCTTCTGTCGCGGCCGCGCGGAGCGCGGCGCACCACCGTGGAGGCGTCGCGATGA
- a CDS encoding helix-turn-helix transcriptional regulator → MTTTRFRDSARYWRTPLMPGADLLTAEYHDHTFTPHWHDAYTIPVIEAGAEMYQYRGSRYVAEAGSVPIINPGELHTGSRAMDEGWRYRVLYAPVDYLQQLAEDIAGSTQPLPWFDAGVIRDIDLAQRLSHAHRLLEANSDALAAHAAMLDALSTLLVRYGRTRPDALQEAAGDNRVSVMQDLLSSELAAPVTLAELADAVALSPFHAARLFTRATGLAPHAWRNQIRLQRALAPLRAGVSVTEVAAASGFADQSHFTRHFRRMFGVPPGRWQGA, encoded by the coding sequence ATGACCACCACCCGTTTCCGCGATTCCGCCCGTTACTGGCGCACGCCGCTCATGCCCGGCGCGGATCTGCTCACGGCCGAATACCACGATCACACGTTCACGCCGCACTGGCACGACGCGTACACGATTCCCGTGATCGAAGCGGGCGCGGAAATGTATCAGTATCGCGGGTCGCGCTACGTCGCCGAAGCGGGCAGCGTGCCCATCATCAATCCGGGCGAACTGCACACCGGTTCGCGCGCGATGGACGAAGGCTGGCGTTACCGCGTGCTGTACGCGCCGGTCGACTACCTGCAGCAGCTTGCGGAAGACATTGCGGGCAGCACGCAACCGCTGCCATGGTTCGACGCCGGCGTGATTCGCGATATCGACCTCGCGCAGCGTCTGTCGCATGCGCATCGGCTGCTCGAGGCGAATAGCGACGCGCTCGCGGCACACGCGGCGATGCTCGATGCGCTATCGACGCTGCTGGTCCGCTACGGCCGCACGCGCCCCGACGCACTGCAAGAAGCGGCCGGCGACAATCGCGTAAGTGTGATGCAAGACCTGCTGAGCAGCGAACTCGCGGCGCCCGTGACACTCGCGGAACTGGCCGATGCCGTCGCGCTGTCGCCGTTCCATGCGGCGCGTCTCTTCACGCGCGCTACGGGCCTCGCGCCGCACGCTTGGCGTAACCAGATTCGTCTGCAGCGCGCGCTTGCACCGTTGCGCGCGGGGGTGTCCGTCACTGAAGTTGCTGCCGCGAGCGGATTCGCCGACCAGAGCCACTTCACGCGACATTTCCGCCGGATGTTCGGCGTGCCGCCGGGCCGCTGGCAAGGCGCCTGA
- a CDS encoding CreA family protein yields the protein MKPTLLRAPRAIRAAFTALATICAALLAAPLAHAEEVASVNTNFHITGSDRVVVEAYDDPAVEGVTCYVSRARTGGIKGTLGIAEDPTEASIACRQVGAIRFTGGPLKQQADVFTERMSLIFKTLHVVRVVDAKRNTLVYLTYSDRVATGSAKNSVSAVPMPAGTTIPVK from the coding sequence ATGAAACCCACCCTGCTTCGCGCGCCACGCGCGATCCGTGCGGCCTTCACTGCACTCGCGACGATCTGCGCAGCGCTTCTTGCCGCACCGCTCGCGCACGCCGAAGAAGTCGCAAGCGTCAACACCAATTTCCATATCACGGGTTCGGACCGCGTCGTCGTCGAGGCGTACGACGATCCGGCTGTCGAGGGCGTCACCTGCTATGTGTCGCGTGCGCGGACGGGCGGCATCAAGGGCACGCTCGGCATCGCCGAAGATCCGACCGAAGCGTCGATCGCCTGCCGCCAGGTCGGCGCGATCCGCTTCACGGGCGGACCGCTCAAGCAACAGGCCGACGTGTTCACCGAACGGATGTCGCTGATCTTCAAGACGTTGCACGTCGTGCGTGTAGTCGACGCGAAGCGCAACACGCTCGTCTATCTGACCTACAGCGACCGCGTGGCCACCGGCAGCGCGAAAAACAGCGTGAGCGCCGTGCCGATGCCAGCCGGCACGACGATTCCGGTGAAATGA
- the fdxA gene encoding ferredoxin FdxA, translated as MTHVVTESCIKCRYTDCVDVCPVDCFREGPNFLAIDPDECIDCAVCVAECPVNAIYAEEDVPADQQHFTELNADLAKGWPSITKTKAPLPEADEFKDVKEKLAMLER; from the coding sequence ATGACTCACGTTGTGACCGAAAGCTGCATCAAGTGCCGCTATACCGACTGTGTCGATGTGTGCCCGGTCGACTGCTTTCGCGAAGGTCCCAACTTCCTCGCGATCGACCCGGACGAGTGCATCGATTGCGCCGTGTGCGTCGCCGAGTGCCCGGTGAATGCCATCTACGCTGAAGAGGATGTGCCGGCCGACCAGCAGCACTTCACTGAACTCAATGCCGATCTGGCCAAAGGCTGGCCGAGCATCACGAAAACCAAGGCGCCGCTGCCCGAGGCAGACGAGTTCAAGGACGTGAAGGAAAAGCTCGCGATGCTCGAGCGTTGA
- the pncB gene encoding nicotinate phosphoribosyltransferase produces the protein MIISSLLDTDLYKFTMMQVVLHHFPAASVEYGFRCRTPDIDLVPYIDEIRSEVRKLCQLRFTDGELDYLRRMRFIKGDFVEFLALFHLNEKYITITPSAKGNGEIDIDISGPWLHTILFEVPVLAIVNEVYFRNTQQQPDYLEGRERLKSKIEMLGAKPEFADCKIADYGTRRRFSKQWHEEILLTLKDGLAEQFAGTSNVYYAMKHGLTPLGTMAHEYLQACQALGPRLRDSQIYGFEMWAKEYRGDLGIALSDVYGMQAFLRDFDMYFCKLFDGARHDSGDPFDWGERLLKHYEDNRCDPRTKVLVFSDALDIPKVLQLYERFRGRCKLAFGVGTNLTNDLGYKPLQIVIKMVRCNGQPVAKLSDSPGKNMCEDKAYLAYLRQVFGIPQPTDDDVFDSGK, from the coding sequence ATGATCATCTCCTCGCTGCTCGATACCGATCTGTACAAGTTCACGATGATGCAGGTGGTACTGCATCATTTTCCGGCGGCCAGCGTCGAATACGGGTTTCGCTGCCGCACGCCGGATATCGATCTCGTGCCGTATATCGACGAGATTCGCAGCGAGGTGCGCAAGCTCTGCCAGTTGCGCTTTACCGACGGCGAACTCGACTACCTGCGCCGCATGCGGTTTATCAAAGGCGACTTCGTCGAGTTTCTCGCGCTGTTTCATCTGAACGAGAAGTACATCACGATCACCCCGTCCGCGAAGGGCAATGGCGAAATCGACATCGACATTAGCGGGCCGTGGCTGCACACAATCCTTTTCGAAGTGCCGGTGCTCGCGATTGTCAACGAAGTGTATTTCCGCAATACGCAGCAGCAGCCCGATTACCTCGAGGGCCGCGAACGGCTCAAGAGCAAGATCGAGATGCTCGGCGCCAAACCTGAATTCGCCGACTGCAAGATCGCCGACTACGGCACGCGCCGCCGCTTTTCGAAGCAGTGGCACGAGGAAATCCTGCTTACGCTCAAAGACGGCCTCGCCGAGCAGTTCGCGGGCACCAGCAACGTCTACTACGCGATGAAGCATGGCCTCACGCCGCTCGGCACGATGGCGCACGAGTACCTGCAGGCTTGCCAGGCGCTCGGGCCGCGTCTGCGCGATTCGCAGATCTACGGCTTCGAGATGTGGGCCAAGGAATACCGCGGCGACCTCGGCATCGCGCTTTCCGACGTGTACGGCATGCAGGCCTTCCTGCGCGACTTCGACATGTACTTCTGCAAGCTCTTCGACGGCGCTCGCCACGATTCCGGCGACCCGTTCGACTGGGGCGAGCGGCTTCTCAAACACTACGAAGACAATCGCTGCGACCCGCGCACGAAGGTACTCGTATTCTCCGACGCGCTCGACATTCCGAAGGTGCTGCAGCTGTATGAGCGCTTTCGCGGCCGCTGCAAGCTCGCGTTCGGCGTCGGCACGAATCTGACCAACGACCTCGGCTACAAGCCGCTGCAGATCGTGATCAAGATGGTTCGTTGCAACGGCCAGCCGGTGGCGAAGCTCTCGGATTCGCCGGGCAAGAACATGTGCGAAGACAAGGCGTATCTCGCCTATCTGCGCCAGGTGTTCGGCATTCCGCAACCCACGGACGACGACGTGTTCGATAGCGGAAAGTGA
- a CDS encoding LutC/YkgG family protein, which yields MDTSTARRNILARIRAAQGRAPETAAGELEAVESYVASHPRGPRPPLPDDLVACFLERAQQMASTVDTVETLADVPAATYRYLHEQGLPVQAIAWQTLQDMQWAEAGITVEFRKPVDSDKVGLTGCYCAVAETGTLVLMSGAETYASAGLLPETHIAIVPASRIVGYHEDVFDLVRTERGGELPRATNFVSGPSRTADIEQSLVLGAHGPYRVHAIVVRGV from the coding sequence ATGGACACATCCACCGCCCGCCGCAATATCCTCGCGCGCATCCGCGCGGCGCAGGGTCGCGCGCCTGAAACGGCCGCCGGCGAGCTCGAGGCGGTAGAGAGCTACGTCGCAAGCCACCCGCGCGGCCCGCGGCCGCCGTTGCCGGACGATCTCGTCGCGTGCTTCCTCGAGCGTGCGCAGCAGATGGCGAGCACGGTCGACACGGTCGAAACGCTCGCCGATGTTCCGGCCGCCACGTACCGGTATCTGCACGAGCAGGGCCTGCCCGTGCAGGCGATTGCGTGGCAGACGCTGCAGGACATGCAATGGGCGGAAGCGGGTATCACCGTCGAATTCCGCAAGCCCGTCGATTCGGACAAGGTCGGTCTCACCGGTTGCTATTGCGCAGTCGCCGAGACCGGCACCCTGGTGCTGATGTCGGGTGCCGAAACGTATGCGTCGGCGGGTCTGCTGCCCGAAACGCATATCGCCATCGTGCCCGCGTCGCGTATCGTCGGCTATCACGAAGATGTGTTCGATCTCGTGCGCACCGAACGGGGCGGCGAGTTGCCGCGCGCCACGAACTTCGTGTCGGGGCCGTCGCGCACCGCCGATATCGAACAATCGCTGGTGCTCGGCGCGCATGGGCCGTATCGCGTGCATGCGATCGTCGTGCGCGGCGTGTGA